A single region of the Gadus morhua chromosome 5, gadMor3.0, whole genome shotgun sequence genome encodes:
- the LOC115543841 gene encoding kelch domain-containing protein 1 — MAERHRSELVAQERSGHTAVVEDNLLYVWGGYVTIADDEVFLPNFEIWIYDMDRGLWEMSSMRGDVPPAMSGTCGCSLNGHLYIFGGCDNNGQTNEIYSVNLLDGKYTWKKISKASGAPPSPRDKLSCWVFGGRITFFGGYGHKLRNDINRRNFILDEASWVDDVYWGWNNEVHVFDPNHASWTEPQTNGRPPAPRAAHASATLGSKGYVCGGRVMETRTNDVHCLDLETWTWAEIVSPLSAVPVGRSWHSLTAVADSSLFLFGGLSVDCKPMSDGWLLNVETKKWQEISHPYENKPRLWHTASAGKDSDVIVFGGSCDYILLVDTGHCNDALVFQTEPYPLFRSCVDYIAKNVSICKMLGDQIPLLPSKLQHIVHRRMSYYRPPKNRTPLE, encoded by the exons ATGGCTGAGAGGCATCGTTCAGAACTGGTGGCCCAGGAGCGGAGTGGACACACGGCTGTAGTGGAAGACAACCTCCTGTACGTGTGGGGAGGCTACGTG ACAATTGCTGACGATGAAGTTTTTCTACCAAATTTTGAAATCTGGATCTATGACATGGACCGAGGCCTATG GGAAATGTCCTCCATGAGGGGAGATGTGCCACCAGCCATGTCAGGCACCTGTGGCTGCTCTTTAAATGGACATCTGTACATATTTGGAGGTTGTGACAACAATGGCCAGACCAATGAG ATATACAGTGTCAACCTTCTGGATGGGAAATACACTTGGAAGAAGATCTCTAAAGCGTCGGgtgctcctccctcacctcgAGACAAACTGTCCTGCTGGGTCTTTGGTGGCAG GATCACATTCTTTGGAGGATATGGGCACAAACTACGAAATGACATCAACAGGAGGAACTTCATCCTGGACGAGGCATCGTGG GTGGACGACGTCTACTGGGGCTGGAACAACGAAGTCCATGTGTTCGACCCCAATCATGCCAGTTGGACGGAGCCCCAGACTAAT ggccgcccccccgcccccagggcTGCCCATGCCAGCGCCACCCTGGGTTCTAAAGGATACGTTTGTGGAGGAAGAGTGATG GAAACGAGGACCAATGATGTCCACTGTTTGGACCTTGAGACATGGACATGGGCGGAAAT AGTCTCTCCGCTCTCAGCTGTTCCAGTAGGCAGATCTTGGCATTCACTCACTGCGGTTGCTGATAGCTCCTTATTCCTGTTTGGAGGACTAAGTGTGGACTGCAAACCAATGA GTGACGGCTGGCTGCTTAATGTTGAAACAAAGAAATGGCAGGAGATTAGCCACCCTTACGAGAACAAGCCAAG GTTGTGGCACACAGCCAGTGCAGGCAAGGACTCCGATGTGATCGTGTTTGGTGGAAGTTGTGACTACATACTTCTAGTTGATACA GGTCATTGCAATGATGCACTAGTTTTTCAGACCGAGCCATATCCTCTATTCag GTCTTGTGTGGATTACATTGCTAAGAACGTCAGTATATGCAAGATGCTTGGAGACCAGATTCCTCTCCTGCCCTCCAAGCTTCAACACATAGTGCACAGGAGAATGAGTTATTACAGGCCACCGAAGAACAGAACACCACTTGAATGA
- the pole2 gene encoding DNA polymerase epsilon subunit 2, whose translation MDVLRKIKTKVSADFKMRGLMLRPDASKYLVEILESVNPNELEDVIEKILDAVEKQPLSSSMIELNVMETAVQDCSQSCDENIDNVFNIIGAFDVPRYIYSVERKKFVPINMTKHPAPSLCGVARDKAELFRERYTILQQRTHRHELFTLPAIGSAVDESRNKFQLKTIEALLGSTAKLGEVIVLGMITQLKEGKFFLEDLTGTVQLDMSKAQFHNGLYTESCFVLAEGWYEDSLFHVNAFGFPPTEPSSTTRAYYGNLNFFGGPSTTSVKASAKLKHLEEENEDAMFVVLSDVWLDSVEVMEKIHTMFSGYATVPPTCFIFCGNFSSAPYGKTQIKSLKESLKTLADAICSYPSIHTSSRFVFVPGPEDPGPSTILPRPPLADHITEDFRERVPFSVFTTNPCRIQYCSQEIVIIREDLVNKMCRNCVRMPTNSLDIPNHFVKTILSQGHLTPLPLYVSPVFWAYDYALRVYPVPDVIIFADKYDPFSITNAECLCINPGSFPRSGFTFKVYYPSNRTVEDSKLQGL comes from the exons ATGGATGTTCTTCGCAAAATTAAGACAAAAGTTTCCGCAGACTTCAAGATGCGAGGACTCATGCTTCGTCC AGATGCTAGTAAATACCTTGTGGAAATCCTGGAGTCTGTCAATCCAAACGAGCTGGAGGATGTTATTGAAAAGATATTGGATGCTGTGGAAAAGCAACCAC TTTCCTCTTCTATGATCGAGCTGAATGTCATGGAAACTGCTGTTCAGGACTGCAGTCAGTCGTGTGATGAAAACAT AGACAATGTGTTCAACATCATTGGAGCATTTGATGTGCCCAGATACATCTACAGTGTTGAGCGGAAGAAATTTGTACC CATCAATATGACCAAGCATCCAGCTCCCAGTCTGTGTGGTGTAGCAAGGGACAAGGCTGAGCTTTTCAGAGAACGCTACACCATCCTACAACAG CGAACACATCGACATGAGCTCTTTACCCTACCGGCGATAGGCTCTGCCGTCGACGAGAGTAGAAACAAGTTCCAG CTGAAGACCATTGAGGCGCTCTTGGGCAGCACAGCCAAACTGGGAGAGGTCATCGTGCTGGGGATGATCACGCAGCTGAAAGAG GGTAAATTCTTCCTTGAGGACCTCACTGGTACCGTACAGCTGGACATGTCCAAAGCA CAGTTCCATAATGGCCTGTACACAGAATCCTGCTTTGTGCTAGCAGAGG GCTGGTATGAGGACTCGTTGTTCCATGTCAATGCCTTTGGCTTCCCACCTACAGAACCTTCTTCAACAACTAG AGCTTACTATGGAAACTTGAACTTCTTTGGTGGCCCGTCAACCACGTCAGTCAAAGCGTCTGCGAAGCTGAAGCATTTGGAAGAAGAGAATGAGGACGCCATGTTTGTAGTCCTATCTGATGTGTGGCTGGACAGTGTTGAGGTGATGGAGAAAATTCACACCATGTTCTCAG GCTATGCTACAGTGCCTCCTACCTGTTTCATCTTTTGTGGAAACTTCTCCTCTGCTCCCTATGGGAAAACACAGATCAAATCACTCAAAG AATCTTTGAAGACTCTTGCTGATGCAATCTGCTCCTATCCCAGCATTCACACCAG TAGCCGCTTCGTCTTCGTACCAGGTCCTGAAGACCCGGGCCCCAGCACAATTTTACCACG GCCTCCGTTGGCTGACCACATCACAGAGGACTTCCGAGAGAGGGTTCCCTTCTCTGTGTTCACCACCAACCCATGCAG GATTCAGTACTGCAGCCAGGAGATTGTGATCATCAGGGAAGACCTGGTCAACAAGATGTGCCGAAACTGTGTCCGCATGCCGACCAACAGCCTGGACATCCCCAACCAT TTTGTGAAGACGATCCTCTCCCAGGGCCACCTGACACCCCTGCCCCTGTACGTGAGCCCCGTGTTCTGGGCGTACGACTACGCGCTGCGGGTCTACCCGGTCCCCGACGTCATCATCTTTGCAGACAAGTACGACCCCTTCAGCATCACCAACGCAGAATGCCTCTGCATCAACCCG GGTTCATTTCCAAGGAGTGGCTTCACGTTCAAAGTGTATTACCCTTCGAACCGGACTGTTGAGGACAG CAAACTTCAGGGACTCTAA
- the LOC115543842 gene encoding uncharacterized protein LOC115543842 → MGSSLSLSRSKKIAPVCVVEINVSKRETESPEETVAPAPRSPGDVRNSFRRFKFPNFTNGSNFSKVDCRRRGSPRSTEKDDEHRGKPERTPAACDDEHGNISKTKNGHNKKSFVRSRTYGLCTFKRVSSNTELNPTTTPSQAFTSSNESRRQECGWEDVNKNGNSVFSHVRKHAPAAGSDHEHRGLGPSRSCVEQVLKTGNDSSFANCLNTPVTTPVILYDGSEEELMDTIEREFS, encoded by the exons ATGGGTAGCAGTCTGAGTCTGAGCAGAAGTAAAAAGAtcgcacctgtgtgtgtggtcgaaATAAACGTTTCCAAAAGAGAAACCGAGTCGCCGGAGGAAACAGTCGCCCCTGCTCCGAGATCTCCCGGGGATGTGAGGAATTCTTTCAGGCGATTTAAATTCCCAAACTTTACAAACGGTAGCAACTTTTCCAAAGTGGACTGTAGAAGACGCGGATCGCCTCGATCCACCGAGAAGGATGATGAACATCGAGGGAAACCGGAGCGAACTCCTGCTGCTTGTGATGATGAGCATGGGAATATTTCTAAAACCAAGAATGGACATAATAAGAAGTCTTTCGTCAGATCCAGGACGTACGGCCTGTGCACTTTTAAACGAGTCAGCTCCAACACGGAGTTAAACCCCACGACGACTCCATCGCAAGCGTTCACTTCCAGCAATGAGTCGCGTCGCCAAGAATGTGGTTGGGAAGACGTAAACAAGAATGGGAACAGTGTGTTCAGCCACGTGAGGAAACACGCACCAGCCGCAGGCTCCGACCACGAGCACAGA GGCTTGGGTCCAAGTCGTTCTTGTGTGGAACAAGTTCTCAAAACAGGAAACGACTC ATCTTTTGCCAACTGCCTGAACACCCCAGTGACCACGCCCGTCATTCTGTATGATGGCTCtgaggaggagctgatggataCTATCGAGAGGGAATTCAGCTGA